GTTTATATTCCACTAAGTAATATAGCATACTGACAGTCAATCAAATACAGAATATAGAAATAAGGGTGTTTTAATTCCTGGGGAAGTTAAGAGAATCAATTATTATAGAAAGGTAAAGGCAGATGATGTCTGAAATACCATTATCTTTGGCAATAAAGAAGTCATTGATAAACTGGATGAAAGTTATTTTTTAGAAACCAGATTTTAAGGACTTTAGACTTTGGTCCTTGGTATTGTGGTGCATTGCTACTTGCATGCCATTTATTTACAATCACTAGGAAACATTTTCCTATGTAGGACTCTCATCAAAGCATTTTTCACATCCTTATTCCTCAGGCTATAAATAAGAGGATTGAGCATGGGAATTACAATGGTATAGAATACAGATGCTATTTGAGCTTCTGTCAAGAATGCTGTCGAATCTGGctgtaaatatgtaaaaatgaggGATCCATAGAATACAGTAACTCCCACAAGGTGAGAGACACAGGTGGAAAAGGCTTTGCGCTGACCTTCTGCAGAGCGTATCTTCAGGATGGCAGAGATGATGGCCACATAAGAGATGACGATGAtgataagggaactgaggaaaGTGAATCCTGCTAGTAAAAGTATCACCATGTCTGTGCTGACACTATCATAGCAGGAGAGGGCCATAAGGGCTGTTAAGTCACAGAAGAAATGGTCAATAGTAGAAGTGCAAAATGGCAAATTGCTTATAACATAAACGGTTATCCAAGCATTATTGAAACCAAACACATATGGCATTACACCCAACCAGATACAGACTTTTGGGGACATGACAACTGAATAAAGCAATGGGTTACAGATTGCAGCATAACGATCATAGGCCATTGATGCCAGGAGAAAACATTCACTGCACACAAATgcacaaaagcaaaacatttgaaCAAAACATCCCACAAAGGATATATCTTTCTGATCCAATTGTAAATTTTCTAGGGCTTTCGGTGTGACTGCCGAAGAATATGAAATATCAATGAAGGCTAAGTtactaaggaaaaaatacatagggGTATGGAGTTGGGAGTCAATatgtattaaaataattaatccaACATTACCCAAAAGactgaatagataaataaagagaaagatcAAGAAGAGGCTAACTTTTAGTTCAGGATGATTTGAAAATCCTGTTAGAGTGAAAGAG
The Macrotis lagotis isolate mMagLag1 chromosome 3, bilby.v1.9.chrom.fasta, whole genome shotgun sequence genome window above contains:
- the LOC141519555 gene encoding olfactory receptor 8I2-like, which encodes MAGDNFTTVTSFTLTGFSNHPELKVSLFLIFLFIYLFSLLGNVGLIILIHIDSQLHTPMYFFLSNLAFIDISYSSAVTPKALENLQLDQKDISFVGCFVQMFCFCAFVCSECFLLASMAYDRYAAICNPLLYSVVMSPKVCIWLGVMPYVFGFNNAWITVYVISNLPFCTSTIDHFFCDLTALMALSCYDSVSTDMVILLLAGFTFLSSLIIIVISYVAIISAILKIRSAEGQRKAFSTCVSHLVGVTVFYGSLIFTYLQPDSTAFLTEAQIASVFYTIVIPMLNPLIYSLRNKDVKNALMRVLHRKMFPSDCK